Proteins encoded in a region of the Synergistaceae bacterium genome:
- a CDS encoding LPS export ABC transporter permease LptG, translating to MKSRPGVRILDRFILKELSGAFMFGVASFTMVFVAGDLLF from the coding sequence TTGAAGTCGCGGCCCGGAGTTCGCATACTCGACAGGTTCATACTCAAGGAGCTGTCCGGCGCCTTCATGTTCGGCGTGGCCTCCTTCACTATGGTCTTCGTCGCGGGCGACCTGCTCTTCC